In Flammeovirgaceae bacterium 311, one DNA window encodes the following:
- a CDS encoding Cysteine-rich secretory protein family (COG2340 Uncharacterized protein with SCP/PR1 domains), translated as MKGRIVKLVLVAVLVLSGFGAMAQSKSKRPLDPQKFDAALLEELIVQRIDSLRKAHKKASFGNDTVLKKAAADHAMYLAKKGTLSHFQEKGKRYNPQDRVIYYGGKGYYAGENVAEHPVQVLLHKIKGQRFEKVTTYEQSAELFVLQWATSKPHMENLMRDNYDLTGIAVSMDKKTGRIYAVQVFSPKPQVQ; from the coding sequence ATGAAGGGAAGAATTGTAAAATTAGTATTAGTGGCAGTGCTGGTGTTATCAGGTTTTGGAGCCATGGCACAAAGCAAAAGCAAACGTCCGTTAGATCCGCAGAAGTTCGATGCGGCGCTGCTGGAAGAGCTTATTGTGCAAAGGATTGACAGCCTGCGGAAAGCGCATAAAAAAGCCAGTTTTGGCAATGACACAGTGCTGAAAAAAGCAGCTGCCGATCATGCAATGTACCTGGCAAAGAAGGGCACCCTTTCCCATTTTCAGGAGAAGGGTAAACGTTACAACCCGCAAGACAGGGTAATTTATTACGGAGGCAAAGGTTACTATGCCGGCGAAAATGTTGCCGAACATCCGGTGCAGGTACTATTGCACAAAATAAAGGGGCAGCGCTTCGAGAAGGTTACTACCTACGAGCAGTCTGCAGAGCTTTTTGTGCTGCAGTGGGCCACCTCTAAGCCGCACATGGAAAACCTGATGCGGGATAATTATGACCTGACGGGAATTGCCGTATCAATGGATAAAAAGACCGGGCGCATCTATGCCGTGCAGGTGTTTTCTCCTAAGCCACAGGTACAGTAA
- a CDS encoding ribose-phosphate pyrophosphokinase (COG0462 Phosphoribosylpyrophosphate synthetase), whose protein sequence is MINKPFKIFATSSAQQLGATIASELSQELGNFHSETFSDGEKFVSFGESIRGRLVFIVSQINMPYENLFELFLAIDAARRSSAEQVIAVLPYLPHSRQERKGNVRTAIASRLVADLMQQSGADRVMTLDLHTGSIEGFFKIPVDHLFMSQIYIRHIQELGLPNLCLCSPDFGGLKRIKLYKQALNCDMAVIHKERLKPNQVSHMEIIGDVADKHVVLIDDLIDTAGTICTAADLLMEQGAASVRAYCTHGIFSGAALQRIEASALERVYVSDSVNYVQQDGKIELVSCGHLIAQAIKRLLENGSLMEIANHGI, encoded by the coding sequence ATGATAAACAAACCTTTCAAAATTTTCGCCACAAGTTCTGCGCAGCAACTTGGAGCCACCATTGCCAGTGAACTAAGTCAGGAACTTGGCAATTTTCATTCGGAGACATTCTCTGATGGCGAAAAATTTGTAAGTTTTGGCGAAAGCATCCGGGGCAGGCTGGTCTTTATAGTTTCGCAGATCAACATGCCTTATGAAAATCTCTTTGAGCTTTTCCTGGCCATCGATGCGGCCCGCAGGTCTTCGGCCGAGCAGGTTATTGCAGTTTTGCCTTATTTGCCCCATAGCAGACAGGAGCGCAAGGGAAATGTACGAACAGCCATTGCTTCCCGCCTGGTAGCAGACCTGATGCAGCAGTCCGGAGCCGACAGGGTTATGACACTTGATCTTCATACAGGCTCCATCGAAGGCTTTTTCAAAATTCCGGTAGACCACCTTTTCATGAGCCAGATCTACATCAGGCATATTCAGGAACTTGGCCTGCCCAACCTTTGCCTTTGCAGTCCCGATTTTGGTGGCTTAAAGCGTATTAAGCTCTACAAGCAAGCCCTCAACTGCGATATGGCCGTAATTCATAAGGAACGCCTTAAGCCAAACCAGGTAAGTCACATGGAAATTATCGGAGATGTAGCAGATAAACATGTGGTACTGATCGATGACCTTATTGATACCGCCGGCACCATCTGCACTGCCGCCGATTTGCTCATGGAGCAGGGCGCAGCATCAGTAAGGGCCTATTGTACCCATGGTATTTTCAGTGGCGCAGCCCTGCAGCGTATCGAAGCTTCTGCCCTGGAGCGGGTGTATGTGAGCGATTCGGTAAATTACGTGCAGCAGGATGGTAAGATTGAATTAGTGAGCTGCGGCCATCTGATTGCCCAGGCCATCAAGCGCCTGCTGGAAAACGGCAGCCTTATGGAAATAGCCAATCATGGCATCTAG
- a CDS encoding membrane-bound metal-dependent hydrolase (COG1988 Predicted membrane-bound metal-dependent hydrolases) — MDSLTQIVLGAAVGEAVAGKQLGNRALLWGAIAGTIPDLDVLANPFLDTVGELTFHRSLTHSLLFAVVVSPLLASLLHRWQGRASWQQWFWLFFLGFVTHALLDSFTSWGTQLFWPFSSYGVAFYNIFVIDPLYTLPFLTLLVIAAFYPKESSRRRSLLWWSLGVSTAYLGLSLVFQQIAEGVLRRNLAAQGVRAESIITKATPFNILFWSGTAKANEGFYNGFYSILDSSKKVDFTYLPQQKELLTPYLENEKLQKLLYVTKGYYTAEPDTACGAAVLINDQRFGQFNGWQDGRGQFVFVYTLHPTNGTLKIGQREFNWRPDKEYLKAYGSRILGK, encoded by the coding sequence TTGGATTCACTTACACAAATAGTACTGGGTGCTGCGGTTGGAGAAGCCGTGGCCGGGAAGCAGCTGGGCAACAGGGCGCTACTTTGGGGCGCTATTGCAGGCACTATTCCTGATTTGGATGTGCTGGCGAATCCCTTTCTGGATACAGTAGGCGAGCTTACCTTTCACCGCAGCTTAACCCACAGCCTGCTCTTTGCTGTTGTAGTATCGCCATTGCTGGCAAGCCTGCTCCACCGATGGCAGGGCAGGGCCAGCTGGCAGCAGTGGTTCTGGCTGTTTTTCCTGGGCTTTGTTACCCACGCCCTGCTTGACAGCTTTACCTCCTGGGGCACCCAGTTGTTCTGGCCCTTCAGCAGCTATGGCGTAGCTTTCTATAATATTTTCGTGATTGATCCGCTTTATACACTGCCGTTTCTGACTCTGCTTGTCATAGCAGCTTTTTACCCCAAAGAGAGCAGCCGAAGACGCAGCTTACTCTGGTGGAGCCTGGGCGTTAGCACTGCCTACCTGGGGCTGTCACTGGTGTTTCAGCAAATAGCCGAAGGTGTTTTACGGAGAAACCTGGCAGCGCAGGGGGTTAGGGCAGAAAGCATAATTACCAAGGCCACTCCTTTCAATATTTTATTCTGGTCGGGCACGGCTAAGGCAAATGAGGGCTTCTACAATGGCTTTTATTCTATTCTGGACAGCAGCAAAAAGGTTGACTTTACCTACCTGCCCCAGCAAAAAGAGCTATTGACGCCCTACCTGGAAAACGAAAAGCTGCAAAAGCTTTTGTATGTAACCAAAGGCTATTATACCGCAGAGCCGGATACAGCCTGCGGGGCAGCCGTGTTGATAAATGACCAGCGCTTTGGGCAGTTTAATGGTTGGCAGGATGGGCGGGGCCAGTTTGTTTTTGTTTACACCCTCCACCCCACCAATGGCACACTTAAAATCGGGCAAAGAGAATTTAACTGGCGCCCCGACAAGGAGTACCTAAAAGCTTACGGAAGCCGGATTCTGGGAAAATAG
- a CDS encoding putative aminopeptidase (COG2234 Predicted aminopeptidases), producing MKYKTSTFLRKRPFLFITALSIAIALSPRSSQAQTADETFIRQVYDSALVNGHSYELLRQLTKNIGHRLSGSANADKAVKWGQQVMQELQFDTVWLQEVSVPHWERGKSEKVMLLGSGKEKATNLHALALGGSPGTGSKGVTAQLVMVNNFEELEQLGRKGVEGKIVFYNFAMNPLHIKTGQAYGEASAYRVNGPSRAAKLGAVGALVRSVTTAMDHVPHTGTTRFEEGVQPIPALAISTLDAEMLAKNLKNGKTQKIYIETHSRSLPDALSYNVIGEIKGSEFPNKIITIGGHLDSWDVGEGAHDDGTGVVQSIEALRILRSLEYLPRHTIRAVLFMNEENGLRGGRKYAEEAVRKKEEHIAAIESDNGGFTPIGFTIDAGEEAVATIAAFAPLFENYQVNEFKAGGSGADIGPLKPQGTILIGYRPDTQRYFDIHHTAEDTFEKVNKRELELGAAAMTSLLYLLDKNLE from the coding sequence ATGAAATATAAAACTTCAACTTTTCTTAGAAAAAGACCATTTTTATTTATCACTGCACTTTCGATTGCTATTGCCCTTAGCCCCCGCTCCTCACAGGCACAAACGGCAGATGAAACCTTTATCAGGCAAGTGTATGATTCGGCTCTTGTAAACGGCCACAGCTATGAATTATTGAGGCAGCTGACCAAGAACATCGGACATCGGTTAAGTGGATCAGCCAATGCAGATAAGGCTGTAAAATGGGGGCAGCAAGTAATGCAGGAGCTTCAGTTTGATACGGTCTGGCTACAAGAAGTAAGTGTACCTCACTGGGAACGAGGCAAATCTGAGAAAGTTATGCTATTGGGGAGTGGTAAAGAAAAAGCTACAAATTTACATGCCCTTGCCTTAGGTGGCAGCCCGGGTACCGGCTCCAAAGGAGTAACTGCTCAGCTGGTGATGGTTAACAACTTTGAGGAACTTGAACAACTAGGCCGAAAAGGAGTGGAAGGCAAAATTGTGTTTTACAATTTTGCCATGAACCCACTACACATTAAAACCGGCCAGGCCTATGGTGAAGCATCTGCCTACCGGGTGAACGGCCCTTCTCGAGCCGCTAAATTAGGCGCTGTGGGAGCCCTGGTTCGCTCTGTAACCACGGCAATGGATCATGTACCCCACACTGGCACCACCAGATTCGAAGAAGGCGTACAACCTATCCCTGCTCTGGCCATCAGCACACTGGATGCTGAAATGCTTGCCAAAAATCTTAAAAATGGAAAAACCCAGAAAATTTATATTGAAACCCACAGCCGCTCCCTACCCGATGCTTTGTCTTATAATGTGATTGGCGAAATTAAGGGCAGCGAATTTCCTAACAAGATTATCACCATTGGCGGCCACCTCGACTCATGGGATGTTGGCGAGGGTGCCCACGACGATGGCACCGGTGTGGTACAATCCATCGAAGCTCTACGCATTCTCAGATCTTTAGAGTATTTGCCCCGCCATACCATAAGGGCAGTATTATTCATGAATGAAGAGAACGGACTGCGCGGAGGCAGAAAATATGCCGAAGAAGCTGTCCGTAAAAAGGAAGAACATATAGCAGCCATTGAGTCGGATAATGGCGGTTTTACGCCCATAGGCTTTACCATTGATGCCGGGGAGGAAGCAGTTGCCACCATTGCAGCTTTTGCCCCTCTTTTCGAAAATTACCAGGTAAATGAGTTTAAGGCAGGCGGTAGTGGCGCCGACATAGGCCCCCTAAAGCCACAGGGCACCATTCTGATTGGCTATCGCCCCGACACCCAGCGTTATTTCGACATCCACCACACTGCCGAAGATACTTTTGAAAAGGTAAACAAGCGGGAGCTGGAACTAGGTGCAGCCGCTATGACTTCCCTGCTTTACCTGCTGGATAAGAATTTAGAATGA
- a CDS encoding transcriptional regulator, arac family protein (COG2207 AraC-type DNA-binding domain-containing proteins) — MNEEIVYINNMSSPRDILLVSQALEHLGLRVKEIEIGAAAYMNPEEVERGIIGKALENIGYALVDPEAKLFTERIRSLISAFIDDMLRRPQHISLEEYLEQECKESFGFICQRFQTISGQRLRTYYKRMRIERAKILLNHSLTLQEIAAKLDFKSAKHLARTFKEVTGQAASAYIKRQLLTSMQKIV, encoded by the coding sequence ATGAACGAGGAGATTGTATACATCAATAATATGAGCTCACCACGTGATATTTTACTGGTGAGTCAGGCACTTGAACATTTAGGGCTTCGGGTAAAGGAAATAGAAATTGGAGCAGCTGCTTATATGAATCCCGAGGAAGTAGAGCGGGGAATTATAGGCAAGGCCCTGGAAAATATAGGCTATGCCCTGGTTGATCCCGAAGCTAAGCTTTTCACAGAGCGGATCAGAAGCCTTATTTCTGCATTTATAGACGACATGCTTCGCAGGCCTCAGCACATTTCTCTGGAAGAGTATCTGGAGCAGGAATGTAAAGAAAGCTTTGGCTTTATCTGCCAGCGTTTTCAAACCATTTCCGGACAGCGCTTACGCACTTATTATAAAAGAATGCGGATAGAGCGCGCAAAGATATTACTGAACCATTCATTAACATTGCAGGAAATAGCTGCTAAGCTCGATTTCAAGAGCGCTAAACATTTAGCACGTACATTTAAAGAAGTAACCGGGCAGGCGGCTTCTGCTTACATAAAGCGACAGTTGTTAACAAGCATGCAGAAAATAGTATGA
- a CDS encoding nitrite reductase (NO-forming) (COG2010 Cytochrome c, mono- and diheme variants), with amino-acid sequence MKFKQYWTHGRMLYKKHCIGCHQNDGSGLAQLIPPLAGADFLENRERVVCVIKHGQQGEVVVNGITYNGVMPASPQLQALDIAEIATYILNSWGNEGGFLGVQEAEAMLKNCKEKE; translated from the coding sequence ATGAAGTTTAAGCAGTACTGGACCCATGGGCGAATGCTCTACAAAAAGCATTGCATTGGGTGCCATCAGAACGATGGCAGTGGCCTTGCCCAGCTTATTCCTCCCCTGGCGGGGGCAGATTTTCTGGAAAACAGGGAACGGGTTGTTTGCGTCATCAAGCATGGCCAGCAGGGAGAAGTGGTTGTGAACGGCATTACCTACAACGGCGTAATGCCTGCCAGCCCCCAGCTTCAGGCGCTGGACATTGCAGAAATTGCCACTTACATTCTTAACAGCTGGGGGAATGAAGGCGGATTTCTTGGTGTACAGGAAGCAGAGGCAATGCTTAAGAATTGTAAAGAAAAGGAGTAG